The genomic segment TGATAAGACAGGTCCTGAGCTTGACTATAAAATTATCGGGATTGAGCCGGGTGCCGGACTAATGATGGCTTCGGAGAAAGCGCTCGATGAATACGGTTTGCGTGATAAATGGACGCTGCTTGAAAGCTCGTCCGCTGCAATGTCGCAGGAGCTTCAGAAGGCGTATGACAATAAGGAGCCGATCGTTGTAACGGGCTGGACACCACACTGGATGTTCGCCAAGATGGATCTGAAATATTTGGATGATCCGAAAAATGTATACGGCGGCGCGGAACAAATTCATACAATTGTACGCAAAGGACTGAAGGAGGACAAAGCGGAAGCTTATGCTTTCCTCGACAAATTCAACTGGACGCCTGATGATATGGCGAAGGTCATGGTTGCCATTCAAGGCGGGGAAACGCCAGAAGCAGCAGCTAAAGCCTGGGTTGAAGGCAACGCCGAGCTGGTTGATGCTTGGTTGAAATAATTCAGCCTTGCTTTCATCAGCAGCGCGCGCTATAATACATCTAATTTCATTACAACGACTTGCTGATGACGAGAATCCAACTCCGAGGCGTTCTCGTCAAGAGAGATGTTTAGCACTTCTCCTAAGTTAACCGGGCCCGCCCGTTATCGCGGAACCAAAGCGGATCGTTCGGCATTGCCGTCCGGTCAAGTTGGGTGGCACCGCGAGTTTAACGCTCCTCGTCCCAAAAGGATGAGGGGCGTTTTTTGCGTTTTTATTTAAAAAGCGAAGGAGCGCGGTAACATGCTGGACATGAAATGGATTCGCGAAAACAAAGAGCTGGTGCAGCAAGCGGCGGAGCATAAGGGGCTGAATTTTAACGTTCAGCAGCTGCTCGAAGCCGATAGCCGCAGACGCGAGCTGCAGCAGCAGGCGGACGAACTTAGGCAGGAGCGCAATGCCCATTCGCAGCGCATTGGGAAGCTGATGCAGAGCGCAAATGCGAGGCGGCAGAAGCAAGAAGTGGAGCTGCAAGGGGTGCAGCAGCCCATGAAACCCGGACAATATTCAGCTCCAAGGCAGGCAGAAGGGCAACCGCAACAGGCGGCGTTCGAACCGCCGCAACGGACGGAGCAAGAGCAGGCCGAGCAATTGAAGCAGGCAGTAACGAAAATGAATGAGCTGCTAAAGCCTTGCGAGGAGCAGCTGCTTGAAGCCGAGCAGCAATTCCGCAGGCTAATGCTGGAGGTGCCTAATCCGGCTTCGCCAGATACGCCTATCGGCAAGTCGGATGCTGACAATGTGGAATTGCGCCGAATCGGCAGCGTTCCAGCCCCCGCTTTTGCGCTGCGGGATCATGTTGAGCTTGGCGAGCTGCACGGCATGATAGATATCAATCGCGGCGTTCGGACGGCGGGCTCGCGCAGCTACTATTTGAAGGGGGCAGGTGCCCTGCTGCACCGTGCGGTCCAGCAGCTCGCGCTTGATTATTTGCTGAAGCGCGGATTTACACTGCTTGATGTGCCTCTGATGGTAAGAGAGGAAGCGATGTACAATACGGGATATTTCCCCGGGGGCACGGATTCGGCATACCGGATCGACGGCGAAGATCGCTGGCTGATCGGGACTTCGGAAGTACCGCTAGTTGCCTATTACGATAACGAAATCGTCGATGTAGCCGATCCGATTCGCCTTACAGCAGCAACCGCCTGCTTCCGCAGCGAGGTAGGCTCGGCTGGCCGGGATGTACGCGGCCTCTACCGCGTGCATCAATTTGCCAAGGTTGAGCAGGTTGTGCTTTGCGAAGCCGACCCTTCCCGTTCGGAGGCGCTGCTCCACGAAATTACAGCGAATGCGGAACAGCTGCTGCAATTGCTGGAGCTGCCCTATCGCGTAGTTGCGGTATGTACCGGCGATATGTCGCAAAAAAATGTTAAGCAATTCGACATTGAAACGTGGATGCCAAGCAGGCAAGCTTATGGCGAGACGCATTCGTCGTCGAATGTGCATGATTTTCAGGCACGGCGCTCGAATATTCGCTATCGTGATGCCGAGGGCAAGCTGCGCTACTGCCACACACTCAATAACACGGCCGTCGCAACGCCGCGCATTCTTATTCCGCTGCTGGAAAATCATCAGCTGGAAGACGGCTCGATTTATATTCCGCTAGCGCTTCGGCCCTATATGAACGGGCTGGAAATGCTGAAAGCTCCTGCTGCCCCCCTTGCGGAAGCAGCCCCAGAGCAGCAAGGAACGAAGTAAAACATGGCGAGATAATGGTCACACCAATAGGGTGGAAAATAAAAAGACAAGCGCTGCTGAATCGGCAGCGCTTGTCTTTTCTATAGTTGAGCAGCAGTCTGAACGGCAGCGGGCAGCTTGCCTGCTTTATTTTTCCGAGCTGTATTGACGTTAGGATGATTTCAGCTCTTCCAAGTAGGCGACCAGACGATCCGATGTTTCGCTGATGCCCTGCTCCATTCCCATTTCGACTACCGTTTTGAGTGCTTCCTCGGTTGGGTAACGGGTCACGCTTACGAATTTGGTCTTGCCATCCTCGGTCGCTTCGAACGTCATGGTGACGTTAGCTGACGGCATGTCCGCGGATTCATTGCCTTCGGCATCGGAAAAATAATCGACGTAGGCGATTTTCTCATTCGTTACAATTTCCTTGTATACGGCCTTGCCCCATGATTCAAAGCCGAAAAAATCCCCTTGGTTCTGGTCGATGCATTTCATGCAGTAATGCCATACGCCGCCTGGACGGAAATCGACTGTGCAAGCCGACAAAATCCAGCCATTCGGTCCCCACCAATGCTTCAAATGCTCAGCCGTGGAATGGGCTTCAAACACGAGTGCATGCGGTGCGTCAAAAACCCGCTCCATCGTAAGTACCTGTCCGTCTACCTTAAAGGTTAATTTGTTCGTCATTGTGATTGCCTCCTGAAAGTTAGTTTGGTTTGCTGCCTCGTTCCTTCAACTGCTGCAAATAAAAATCCAATTTGTCGAACCGCTCGCTCCATAGGCTGCGATAGGTTTCCAGCCAGCTGTCCATCTCTTGGAGCGGCTCCACCCGAAGCTTGTAATAACGGCGATTGGCTACTGCCTGCACCTCGACGAGCCCTGCTTCCAGCAAAATGCGCAAATGCTTGGAAGCCTGTGGCTGACGAATAGGCAGACGTTCCGCAATTTCTCCGACAGTCAAGGAACCATCCACCAGCAGCTCCATGATCCGCAGGCGTGTCGGGTCGGATAATGCGCTGAATATCGTAGCTTCCATAAAAACCGCGTCCTTTAATGGCGCTGTTAGAATCAAAGGGAAGTCAGCGCTATGAAGGTGCTTTCGTTTCCCTGAATTGAATATACCACTTTAGGAATATTCCCGTCAAGGAATAATAAAAAAATTGCTGCCGAGCATAATTGGCATACTGTCATTTTGCACAAAAAAAGCCGCTAACAAGCATAAAACTTGTCACCAGCTTACGTACGAAGATCAAAAAAGGAGCTGCACCCCTGCGGTGTGCGCTCCTTCTAGCCCTTCAATGATCCGGCGGCCATGCCGGAAATAAAATAACGCTGCAGCAATAAAAATAAAATAAGCATCGGCAGCGAGATCAGTACAACTCCGGTCAGCAGCCCCGGATAATTGGTTGAATATTCGCCCTGGAATTGCAAAAGCGCTAAGGGCAGCGTCATTTTTGCCTTATCTGTGAGCAGCAGCA from the Paenibacillus sp. BIHB 4019 genome contains:
- the serS gene encoding serine--tRNA ligase; protein product: MLDMKWIRENKELVQQAAEHKGLNFNVQQLLEADSRRRELQQQADELRQERNAHSQRIGKLMQSANARRQKQEVELQGVQQPMKPGQYSAPRQAEGQPQQAAFEPPQRTEQEQAEQLKQAVTKMNELLKPCEEQLLEAEQQFRRLMLEVPNPASPDTPIGKSDADNVELRRIGSVPAPAFALRDHVELGELHGMIDINRGVRTAGSRSYYLKGAGALLHRAVQQLALDYLLKRGFTLLDVPLMVREEAMYNTGYFPGGTDSAYRIDGEDRWLIGTSEVPLVAYYDNEIVDVADPIRLTAATACFRSEVGSAGRDVRGLYRVHQFAKVEQVVLCEADPSRSEALLHEITANAEQLLQLLELPYRVVAVCTGDMSQKNVKQFDIETWMPSRQAYGETHSSSNVHDFQARRSNIRYRDAEGKLRYCHTLNNTAVATPRILIPLLENHQLEDGSIYIPLALRPYMNGLEMLKAPAAPLAEAAPEQQGTK
- a CDS encoding SRPBCC domain-containing protein, which produces MTNKLTFKVDGQVLTMERVFDAPHALVFEAHSTAEHLKHWWGPNGWILSACTVDFRPGGVWHYCMKCIDQNQGDFFGFESWGKAVYKEIVTNEKIAYVDYFSDAEGNESADMPSANVTMTFEATEDGKTKFVSVTRYPTEEALKTVVEMGMEQGISETSDRLVAYLEELKSS
- a CDS encoding glycine betaine ABC transporter substrate-binding protein; protein product: MLKKIKMLVAAVLLAVLAAGCSSASGSKNITLAYVAWDSEIASTYVVKEVLEQKLGYKVEMLQVDAGPMWAGVSDGSADGIVAAWLPSTHASYADKYKGQYEDLGANLEGTKTGLVVPKYMDINSIEDLNDKTGPELDYKIIGIEPGAGLMMASEKALDEYGLRDKWTLLESSSAAMSQELQKAYDNKEPIVVTGWTPHWMFAKMDLKYLDDPKNVYGGAEQIHTIVRKGLKEDKAEAYAFLDKFNWTPDDMAKVMVAIQGGETPEAAAKAWVEGNAELVDAWLK
- a CDS encoding metalloregulator ArsR/SmtB family transcription factor, whose protein sequence is MEATIFSALSDPTRLRIMELLVDGSLTVGEIAERLPIRQPQASKHLRILLEAGLVEVQAVANRRYYKLRVEPLQEMDSWLETYRSLWSERFDKLDFYLQQLKERGSKPN